The Paracoccus sp. MC1862 genome includes a window with the following:
- a CDS encoding ATP-binding protein — MSRVEAAAPMFHRILDANPAAVQRALIDARDRFAGAVPEDALARMELVMAEILNNIAQHGTGTGKEPAADRPRHPPVTIHVTVTGHAGGLACAISDNGPPLPSSCLAGPEQPPSPQLAALRSGGFGWVIIRDLTRSLFYFRERSRNVLCFNIPRREDDIPLQGGDPPVVRAAGAA; from the coding sequence ATGAGCCGGGTCGAAGCCGCCGCGCCGATGTTCCACCGCATCCTCGACGCAAACCCCGCGGCGGTGCAGCGGGCGCTGATCGATGCGCGCGACAGGTTCGCGGGCGCGGTCCCGGAAGACGCGCTGGCGCGGATGGAGCTGGTGATGGCCGAGATCCTCAACAACATCGCCCAGCACGGGACCGGGACGGGGAAAGAGCCGGCGGCGGACAGGCCGCGCCACCCGCCGGTCACGATCCATGTCACCGTCACCGGCCACGCGGGCGGGCTGGCCTGCGCGATCAGCGACAACGGCCCGCCGCTGCCATCAAGCTGCTTGGCGGGGCCGGAACAGCCGCCCTCGCCCCAGCTTGCGGCGCTGCGTTCGGGCGGGTTCGGTTGGGTCATCATCCGCGACCTCACCCGCTCGCTGTTCTACTTCCGCGAACGCAGCCGCAACGTGCTGTGCTTCAACATCCCCCGGCGCGAGGATGACATCCCCCTGCAGGGCGGCGATCCACCGGTCGTGCGGGCGGCCGGCGCGGCCTGA